The nucleotide sequence TGCGCCTGTGCGCCAACGTCCCGGCCCAGCACGCGATCGCGACGGCGCTGGGCGGCCACCAGAGCATCCGCGAGCTGATCCTCCCCGGTGGCCGCCTGCGCGCCCAGCGCGACAAGGCGTACGAACTCCTCACCGCCATCCCGGGCGTCACCTGCGTCAAACCGCGCGGCGCGCTGTACGCGTTCCCCCGCGTCGACCCCGAGGTCTGCCCGCTGGTCGACGACGAGAAGTTCGTCCTCGACCTGCTCCTCCAAGAACGCATCCTGGTGGTCCAGGGCACCGGCTTCAACTGGCCGACGCCCGACCACTTCCGCATCGTGACCCTGCCGCACGTCGACGACCTCGACGACGCGATCACCAGGATCGGGAAGTTCATCGGCTCGTACCGCCAGTGACCCGGGCGGGCCCGGCGGCTCAGACGTTCGCGGCGCGGAACTTCTCGACGAGCGCCGCGGGGGCTTTCGCGGGGGAACCCGCGTCGTAGGGCGGCCGCGGGTCGTACTCGGTGAGCAGTTGGACGGACTGCGCGTGTGTGTCGCCGGCGATCCTGCCGAGCAGCGTCAGGCCCATGTCGATGCCGGCGGACACCCCGGCGGCGGTGACGAACTTGCCGTCGACGACGACGCGTTCGCCGGTCGGCGTGGCACCGAACCCGGGGAGCCGGTCGAGCGCGAGCCAGTGCGAGGTGGCACGGCGACCGCGCAGCAGCCCGGCCGCGGCGAGCAGCAGGGGCCCGGTGCACACCGAGGTCGTCCACGTGGTCGTGGCGTCGGCGCCGCGCAGCCAGCCGAGCAGCGCCTCGTTGTCCATCTGCGCGGACTGGCCGGGGCCGCCGGGCACGACGACGATGTCGGGGGCCGGCACGTCCGCGAACGCGTGGTCCTCCCGGGGCCGGTTCCGGCTTGGGGAGGGGATCGCCCGCCGCGCGGTACCGCTGTGGGCGGCGTCGGGGCGGGGTGGTCGTGCCTCGGGTGAGGGGTACCTGGCGGGGGCTCAGCGTGCCGGGTGTTCCTCGGGGCGCGGTTCTGCGGGCGCCTGCGCGGCGGCGGTGCCGGGTGCGGGACGTCCCGCGTCGGCGGTGTCCGGCTGGTTCGGGGTGATCGCCGCGGTGCCGGGCTCGGGTGCCGTCGCGGGGATCGCGGGGGCCGGCCCGCCGCGGACCTCCGCGGGCGGGACGTCGGCGGCGCGGTGGCCGTGACCGCCCTGGCCGCCTTGGGACGCCTGGTCGCGGTCGACCGGCCGGTCACCGGCGGCGGTGCGGTCGCGGAGGCCGTCCGCACCGGCGGCTGCCGTGTCGATTCCCGGCGTGCTGCCGGGGGCCGCGGCGGGTGGGAGGGTGTCCGCGGCGTCGGCCGCTCGTTCGGCGGCGTTGCGGGTCTTCGCGGCACGCAGGATGACGACGACCACGGCCATGAGTGCCGCGTACGCGGCCACGCCCACCCCGAGCCAGACCCACACAGCGTTCTCCCTCGCGATTCCGGTGGGGCCGACCTGCCGCCACGCGCGGCGCGGTGGTGACGGGGCGATTACCCGCGGCGTCCGGACGATCCTAGGGCGTTTTCGGACAGGCCCCGATCGGTCCTCGGCCCCGGGTGCCCCGTGCTCGCCGTGTCGTGACGGAGTGCGGAGACGGTCCACCGGGTTCGGTGCCTCGTTGCCTGACGGCACCTGTCCCGAAATGTACCCGCTTGTGAGGCCGCAACTCCTGGAGCGGGTGCGGGAGTTGCGCCGCCGGAGCGAGGGCGGCGGAAAACCTCTCGTGCCAACGCTTGCATCGTGAGCGTATTCCGATATATCGTTGAGCCATCGCGAATGGTTCGCGATAGAAACGGAGAACACTCATGCATGGCAAGACACAGCGCCCCGGATGGGGCGAACGACGCGGTGAACACCGCATGCGGCGTCCCGGTTTCGGCGCCTGGGGGCCCGAACCGGGTTGGGGCCCGGGCGGTGGCGGCGGCTTCGGCCGAGGCCACGGCGGGCGAGGCCGGGGGCGTGGCCGCGCCCGGCGCGGCGACGTCAGGGCCTCGATCCTGGCCCTGCTGGCCGAGCGGCCGATGCACGGCTACGAGATGATCCGCGAGATCGCCGACCGCACCCAGGAGGCGTGGAAGCCGAGCCCCGGGTCCGTCTACCCCACGCTGCAACTGCTGGAGGACGAAGGCGTCATCGCCGGTGAGGAGTCCGGCGGCAAGAAGCTGTTCTCGCTCACCGACACCGGCCGCGAGGAGGCCGCGGCGCAGCCCGAGGGCACCGCGCCGTGGGACGCCGTCAACACCGGCTTCGACCACGAGGCCTTCCACAGCGCCCGCACCGCGGCCTTCCAGGTCAGCGACGCCCTGCGCCAGGTCCTGGCGACCGGCAACGACGAGCAGCGCGCGAAGGCGATCGAGGTCATGACCGAAGCCCGCAAGAAGCTGTACCTGATCCTCGCGGAAGCCGAGTGAACGGCCCGAAGGGGGCCGAGGGCGCGGTGGGGGCACCGAATCCCGTCCCGGGGGCACTCGGCCCCGCGAAGGAATCCCGTCCCGGGCGGGGCCGCGGAGCGCGGTCCCGCCCGGGCGCGTCAGCCGGACGGACCCGGCGGGCGTGCCGGCCGATGCGCGGAGCCCGGCCGGCCCCGGCCGGGTGTCACCACGGCGCCTCGCGGTAGTCCTTCAGGAAGCAGCCGAACGGCGGCGGCTCGTCGCGGTCGGTCTCGCCGCGCACGATCGGGTCGTAGACCCGCGCCGCGCCGTCCACGACGTCCAGCGGCGTCCGGAAGCCCTCCCGCGCCGCGCGCTCGCGGTCCGGCAGCGGCTTCTCGTCGGTGATCCACCCCGTGTCCACGCTGGACATGTACACCCCGTGGCGCGCCAGATCCCCCGCGCTCGTGCGGGTCAACATGTTGAGCGCGGCCTTCGCCATGTTGGTGTGCGGGTGACCCGGCGATTTGTACGGTCGCCCGAACTGCCCTTCCACCGCCGAGACGTTGACGATGTAGCGGCGCTCGTGTGGCGATTGCGCCAGCAGCGGCAGCAGGCGGCTCACCAGCAGGAACGGGGCCGTGACATTGACGAGTTGGACCTCCAGCAGCTCGACCGGGTCCACCTCGTGCACGCGCCGCGACCACGAGTTCGCGGGCGCGGTGTCGGGGACGAGGCCCCCGGCGTCCACCGGGAGAGCCGTCCGAACGCCCGGCGGTCGCGGCACGTTCGGGAGCGCCGGCACCGCGGTCACCGATGTCAGCGCCGTGACCGGTTCGAACGCCGCCGCGCCGAGGGCGGCCCGCTCGGCCGCGAGCAGCGGCGCGTACGACTCGGGCGGACGACGCACCGTCTGCGCCGCGTTGTTCACCAGGATGTCCAGCGGGCGCCCGGCGGCGACGAGTTCGTCGCACCACGCGAGCAACCGCCCCGGGTCGCGCAGGTCGAGCGCGGCCACGGTCAACCGGTCCGCCCACCGCGCGTGGTCGTCGACCGCCGCGAAGCGCGTGCGCGTGTCGTGCGGGAACCGCGACGTCACGATGACCTCGGCACCGTCCCGCAGCAGCTTCAGGACCAGCTCGAACCCGATCTTCACGCGACCGCCGGTCACTAGCGCGCGGCGCCCCGACAGATCCGCGCGGGCCCGCCTGCGCTGCCGGTTCTCGCGCGCGCACGGCGGGCAGAGCTGGTGGTAGAAGCCGTCGATGTCGGCGTACGGCCGCTTGCACACGTAGCAGGACCGCCCCCCGCTCACGCGGCCGACGGTGACCGGTGCGTCCGTCTCGTCGAGCGGGACGTCGTCGGCGCGGTCGTCGGCCCCGGTCGCGGTCCGGGCGATCACCTCGGCCCGTTCGGCGGCGCATCGGCGCTTGTGCTCGGCGCGGCGCCGCTTGCGGCGGGAGCGCGTGAACGCCATGACCGCCTCCTCGACGCGCAGCCGCACCGGGTCGTCCGAGGCGAGGTCGTGCAGCGCCGCGAGATGCGCGAGGCAGGCTTCGAGCGCGGGGTCCGCGGCCTCGGCGGACGCGGGCGGAAGGACGGCCGAAGCGGCGGCCGGCACGGCGGATGGAACGGCGGACGGCACCTCTCGGGGTGCCGGAACTGTCTCGGTCAACGCGGCGTTGTTCCCCTCGGTGTCGTCGGCGGGTCGTGCGGCTCGGCCCTACGGCTCCGCCGGATCGGGGCGCGACCCGGTGCTTCCCGTTCGTGGCACTGCGGTCTCCTCGGCTGTGCGGCGGCGGATCGGCGGTGTCGCGACGGCCCGGCCGGGCGGCGGGAGCAGCCGCGGGCCGCGTCGCGAACGCGTGCGTCCGGCCACGGTAGCCCGGCAACCCCCGGTCCGGCACAGGGATTTCCCGCGACCCGCGGCTGCGGCGCCGCCCGTGATCACACCGCCTGCACCGCGGCCTCCACCGGTCGATAGGGTGCGGTTTCCGCGCCGG is from Yinghuangia sp. ASG 101 and encodes:
- a CDS encoding PadR family transcriptional regulator; this encodes MHGKTQRPGWGERRGEHRMRRPGFGAWGPEPGWGPGGGGGFGRGHGGRGRGRGRARRGDVRASILALLAERPMHGYEMIREIADRTQEAWKPSPGSVYPTLQLLEDEGVIAGEESGGKKLFSLTDTGREEAAAQPEGTAPWDAVNTGFDHEAFHSARTAAFQVSDALRQVLATGNDEQRAKAIEVMTEARKKLYLILAEAE
- a CDS encoding SDR family NAD(P)-dependent oxidoreductase, with translation MPAAASAVLPPASAEAADPALEACLAHLAALHDLASDDPVRLRVEEAVMAFTRSRRKRRRAEHKRRCAAERAEVIARTATGADDRADDVPLDETDAPVTVGRVSGGRSCYVCKRPYADIDGFYHQLCPPCARENRQRRRARADLSGRRALVTGGRVKIGFELVLKLLRDGAEVIVTSRFPHDTRTRFAAVDDHARWADRLTVAALDLRDPGRLLAWCDELVAAGRPLDILVNNAAQTVRRPPESYAPLLAAERAALGAAAFEPVTALTSVTAVPALPNVPRPPGVRTALPVDAGGLVPDTAPANSWSRRVHEVDPVELLEVQLVNVTAPFLLVSRLLPLLAQSPHERRYIVNVSAVEGQFGRPYKSPGHPHTNMAKAALNMLTRTSAGDLARHGVYMSSVDTGWITDEKPLPDRERAAREGFRTPLDVVDGAARVYDPIVRGETDRDEPPPFGCFLKDYREAPW